One Microplitis mediator isolate UGA2020A chromosome 3, iyMicMedi2.1, whole genome shotgun sequence DNA segment encodes these proteins:
- the LOC130665969 gene encoding bone morphogenetic protein 1 homolog: MEDQDLFNRTRRTAATTDKDRLWDKGIIPYVFDSTFSESQQRLIKEAMREWEKSTCITFIERIPRFHTKFLKFTKSNRGCYFIFSQRFPNIKLISLQNQCVDFPTILHELGHAIGFEHEHNRPDRDEYVDIIGQNIHPDDVDEFMKLSHGEIETFNQTYDYRSVMHYPEDSFSFDWRLKTIIPKQENEHEAPAIGNKNVLSLGDIATTHLLYQCPKCGGTLLESSGSFRSPINASGLLIGSERCEWRIRAAKGEKIELHVTSLCIYESPDCTIDYLEIKNDNRTNSNILARRYCGDIYVAKIITSNYLVLTYVKTSDPSIYSSFRADYKTICGGDVEIEKDAPFNIESTNYPDAYPPNRRCIWYFTAPDKHRIVMRINYFALEMSDGCMNDFLEIRDGNDNHAVLIGLYCGIKDSWHVNSTDNKLSVVFGSNGMNQDNGFSATLTALPINS; this comes from the exons ATGGAAGACCAAGACTTGTTTAATAGAACACGAAGAACAGCTGCCACAACAGATAAAGACCGTCTTTGGGATAAGGGTATTATTCCCTATGTATTTGACAGTACTTTTTCTGAATCACAACAGAGATTGATAAAAGAAGCGATGCGCGAGTGGGAGAAATCAACCTGCATAACATTTATTGAAAGAATCCCGAGATTCCATACaaagttcttaaaatttactaaatcaaATCGCGG atgttattttatattctcaCAGCGTTTTCCCAATATAAAACTAATTAGTTTACAAAATCAGTGTGTTGACTTTCCGACTATTCTTCATGAATTGGGACACGCAATTGGTTTTGAACATGAACACAATCGTCCAGACCGTGATGAATATGTTGATATCATTGGTCAAAATATACATCCAG ATGATGTAGATGAGTTTATGAAACTATCACATGGTGAAATAGAAACATTCAATCAAACTTATGATTATCGTTCAGTAATGCACTATCCTGAAGATTCATTTTCATTCGACTGGAGGCTGAAAACAATTATTCCGAAGCAAGAAAATGAACACGAAGCCCCAGCTATTGGAAACAAGAATGTACTTAGTTTGGGTGATATTGCTACAACACATCTTTTGTACCAGTGTCCAa AATGTGGAGGAACATTATTGGAGTCTAGTGGTTCTTTTAGGTCACCAATAAATGCAAGTGGATTGTTGATAGGTTCTGAACGTTGTGAATGGAGAATAAGGGCTGCCaaaggtgaaaaaatcgaactTCATGTTACGTCATTATGTATATACGAGAGTCCTGATTGTACAATTGATTatttggaaattaaaaatgataacaggACTAATAGTAATATATTGG ctCGTCGTTATTGTGGAGATATTTACGTAGCCAAGATTATTACTAGTAATTATTTGGTACTGACATATGTGAAAACCAGTGACCCAAGTATTTACAGCAGTTTTCGAGCTGATTACAAGACTATCTGCGGAGGTGATGTTGAGATTGAGAAAGATGCACCTTTCAATATAGAATCAACTAACTATCCTGATGCGTATCCGCCAAATAGACGGTGCATTTGGTACTTTACAGCACCAGACAAACATCGTATAGTAATGAGGATCAATTACTTTGCTCTTGAAATGAGTGACGGGTGTATGAATGATTTTCTCGAAATAAGGGACGGCAATGATAACCATGCAGTTCTTATTGGGCTCTACTGCGGTATCAAAGACTCTTGGCACGTTAATTCAACTGATAATAAATTGTCGGTTGTATTTGGGAGTAATGGAATGAACCAGGATAACGGCTTTTCAGCCACGTTAACAGCTCTGCctataaatagttaa
- the LOC130665970 gene encoding protein tolkin-like, whose product MELISHIFAVQLFMLIITVINSYLLPHGAFNRDTKNETQLLEDQELVNRIRRTAASTEKDRLWDQGMIPYVFDSTFSESQQRLIKEVMREWEKSTCITFIERIPRFHAKCCFIFSPRFPNIKLISLRIGCVDFPIILHELGHAIGFEHEHNRPDRDKYVDIIGQNIHPDDVDEFMKLSHDEIETFNQTYDYRSVTHYPEDSFSFDWRLKTIIPKQENEHEAPAIGNKNVLSLGDIATTNLLYQCPKCGRTLLEPSGIFSSPMNASGSLVGSERCEWRIRAAKGETIELYITALSIYESSECTIDYLEIKNDYVTNVNISGYRYCGNIYVAKFLASNYLVLTYVKASGSSIFNSFRIDYKTICGGDIDIEKDTPLSIESTNYPYKYPPNRRCVWYFTAPDNHRIVMKINYFALETSDGCMNDFLEIRDGNDNHAVLIGLYCGIKDSWHVNSTDNKLSVVFVSNGMNQDNGFSATLTALPINS is encoded by the exons ATGGAATTGATTTCGCATATTTTTGCAGTTCAATTgtttatgttaataataacTGTAATAAATTCATATCTTTTACCACATGGAGCCTTCAACCGCGATACGAAAAACGAAACACAGCTTTTGGAAGACCAAGAATTAGTTAATAGAATACGAAGAACAGCTGCCTCAACGGAAAAAGATCGTCTTTGGGATCAGGGTATGATTCCCTATGTATTTGACAGTACTTTTTCTGAATCACAACAGAGATTAATAAAAGAAGTAATGCGTGAGTGGGAGAAATCAACCTGCATAACATTTATTGAAAGAATCCCGAGATTCCATGCaaa ATGTTGTTTTATATTCTCACCGCGTTTTCCaaatataaaactaataaGTTTACGAATTGGGTGTGTCGATTTTCCGATTATTCTTCATGAATTGGGACACGCAATTGGTTTTGAACATGAACACAATCGTCCAGACCGTGATAAATATGTTGATATCATTGGTCAAAATATACATCCAG ATGATGTAGATGAGTTTATGAAACTATCACATGATGAAATAGAAACATTCAATCAAACTTATGATTATCGTTCAGTAACGCACTATCCTGAAGATTCATTTTCATTCGACTGGAGGCTGAAAACAATTATCCCGAAGCAAGAAAATGAACACGAAGCCCCAGCTATTGGAAACAAGAATGTACTTAGTTTGGGTGATATTGCTACAACAAATCTTTTGTACCAGtgtccaa AATGTGGAAGAACATTATTGGAGCCTAGTGGTATTTTTAGCTCGCCAATGAACGCAAGTGGATCGTTGGTAGGTTCTGAACGTTGTGAATGGAGAATAAGGGCTGCCAAAGGTGAAACAATCGAACTTTATATTACGGCATTAAGTATATACGAGAGCTCTGAATGTACAATTGACTatttggaaattaaaaatgattacgTGACTAATGTTAACATATCGG GTTATCGTTATTGTGGCAATATTTACGTAGCTAAGTTCTTAGCTAGTAATTATTTGGTACTGACATATGTGAAAGCCAGTGGCTCAAGTATTTTCAACAGTTTTCGAATTGATTACAAGACTATTTGCGGAGGTGATATTGACATCGAGAAAGATACACCTCTCAGTATAGAATCGACAAACTATCCTTATAAGTATCCGCCAAATAGACGGTGCGTTTGGTATTTTACAGCACCAGACAATCATCGTATAGTAATGAAGATCAATTACTTTGCTCTTGAAACGAGTGATGGTTGTATGAATGATTTTCTCGAAATTAGAGACGGCAATGATAACCATGCAGTTCTTATTGGGCTCTACTGCGGCATCAAAGACTCTTGGCACGTTAATTCAACAGACAATAAATTGTCGGTTGTATTTGTGAGTAATGGAATGAACCAGGATAATGGCTTTTCAGCCACGTTAACAGCACTGCctataaatagttaa
- the LOC130665971 gene encoding dorsal-ventral patterning protein tolloid-like: MHFPGNSYSLDEKLDTIIPRHRIKNDDVPIGGECGRTLLEPSGSFRSPINLDGSLVGIERCEWRIRATEGERIELYIMSLSTYESPDCAVDYLEIRNGYYANSTVLARYCGDTYPINLIASNYLLVTFVKTSEESIYSGFHADYKTICGGNIKIEKDAPFNLESTNFPDAYPPNRRCIWYFTAPDKHRIVMKINYFALETSDGCINDFLEIRDGNDNHADLIGLYCGIKNSWHVNSTDNKLSVVFVSNEIDEDYGFSATLLALPVNS, translated from the exons ATGCACTTTCCTGGAAATTCGTATTCATTGGATGAAAAACTTGATACTATAATCCCCAGACATAGAATTAAAAACGATGATGTACCAATTGGAGGGG AATGTGGAAGAACATTATTGGAGCCTAGTGGTTCTTTTAGGTCGCCAATAAACCTAGATGGATCGTTGGTTGGTATCGAACGTTGTGAATGGAGAATAAGAGCTACCGAAGGTGAAAGAATCGAGCTTTATATTATGTCACTGAGTACTTACGAGAGTCCTGATTGTGCAGTTGATTATTTGGAAATCAGAAATGGCTACTACGCTAATAGTACAGTGTTAG ctcgtTATTGTGGAGATACTTatccaattaatttaattgctaGTAATTATTTGCTAGTGACATTTGTAAAAACAAGTGAGGAAAGTATTTACAGTGGGTTCCACGCTGACTACAAGACTATTTGCGGAGGTAACATTAAGATTGAGAAAGATGCACCTTTCAATTTAGAATCAACAAACTTTCCTGATGCGTATCCGCCAAATAGACGGTGCATTTGGTACTTTACAGCACCAGACAAACATCGTATAGTAATGAAGATCAATTACTTTGCTCTTGAAACGAGTGACGGTTGTATAAATGATTTTCTCGAAATTAGAGATGGCAATGATAACCATGCAGATCTGATTGGACTCTACTGCGGTATCAAAAACTCTTGGCACGTTAATTCAACGGATAATAAATTGTCGGTTGTATTTGTGAGTAATGAAATCGATGAGGATTACGGATTTTCAGCCACGTTATTAGCACTGCCTGTGAatagttaa